In the Victivallis sp. Marseille-Q1083 genome, one interval contains:
- the thrS gene encoding threonine--tRNA ligase: MSKFPLETIRHSASHVMAAAVKELFGDVKFDIGPATGDGFYYDFDMAHRLTPEDLETIEAAMRKLCNKKLPFESFELSRAEAEKLLRDNNQPYKLERLKDIPEGERISFYRCGDFTDLCRGPHVEHTGQIGAFKLMSIAGSYFRGDEKNPMLQRIYGTAFADKAELHAYLQLLEEAKKRDHRKLGKELDLFSFSDNVGPGLVLWHPKGAFIRNAFETYWRAEHYRNGYELLYTPHIGRSDLWRVSGHLECYKDAMYSPIKIDDAEYFVKPMNCPFHIEIYKSRLRSYRELPLRWAELGTVYRYEKSGVLHGLLRVRGFTQDDSHIFCTPEQIEEEIAEVLRFSLNIWKTFGFTEIKPYLATRPAKAVGEPERWEQALHSLENAVRKAGLQCEVDEGGGAFYGPKIDLKIKDAIGREWQTSTIQFDFNLPERFDMSYIGEDGKKHRPYMVHRALFGSLERFFGILVEQYAGAFPLWLAPIQARILPITEKQRDFAWEAARELKRKGLRVEVDDRSMGLGGRIKDARNERIAYLLVIGEREAAERRIAVRTRREGEVGALSIEQVAEKMQNEVDNKIC, from the coding sequence ATGAGTAAATTTCCTTTGGAAACGATTCGTCACAGCGCCTCCCATGTGATGGCGGCGGCGGTCAAAGAGTTGTTCGGCGACGTCAAATTCGACATCGGTCCGGCAACCGGGGACGGCTTCTATTACGATTTCGACATGGCGCATCGGCTGACGCCGGAAGATCTGGAAACGATCGAAGCGGCGATGCGCAAGCTCTGCAATAAAAAACTGCCGTTCGAATCTTTCGAACTGAGCCGGGCGGAAGCGGAAAAGTTGCTGCGCGACAACAACCAGCCCTATAAGCTGGAGCGCCTGAAAGACATTCCGGAAGGCGAAAGAATCAGTTTTTACCGGTGCGGCGATTTCACCGACCTGTGCCGCGGCCCGCACGTCGAGCACACCGGCCAGATCGGCGCGTTCAAGCTGATGTCGATCGCCGGGTCCTATTTCCGCGGCGACGAAAAGAACCCGATGCTGCAGCGTATTTACGGCACGGCGTTTGCCGACAAAGCGGAACTGCACGCCTATCTGCAGCTGCTGGAAGAGGCCAAAAAGCGCGACCACCGCAAACTGGGCAAGGAGCTGGACCTGTTCAGCTTCTCCGATAACGTCGGGCCCGGCCTGGTCTTGTGGCATCCGAAGGGCGCCTTCATCCGCAACGCCTTCGAAACCTACTGGCGGGCCGAACATTACCGGAACGGTTACGAGTTGCTCTACACGCCGCACATCGGCCGCAGCGACCTGTGGCGGGTCAGCGGTCACCTCGAATGCTACAAGGATGCGATGTATTCGCCGATCAAGATCGACGATGCCGAGTATTTCGTCAAACCGATGAACTGTCCGTTTCACATCGAAATTTACAAATCGCGGCTGCGTTCCTACCGGGAACTGCCGCTGCGCTGGGCGGAGCTGGGCACGGTTTACCGTTATGAAAAATCCGGCGTGCTGCACGGCCTGCTGCGGGTGCGCGGCTTCACCCAGGATGATTCGCACATCTTCTGCACGCCGGAACAGATCGAGGAAGAGATCGCCGAGGTGCTGCGTTTCAGCCTGAACATCTGGAAGACCTTCGGCTTCACTGAAATCAAGCCGTATCTGGCGACCCGGCCGGCCAAGGCGGTCGGCGAACCGGAACGCTGGGAACAAGCACTGCACTCATTGGAAAATGCCGTGCGCAAAGCCGGGCTGCAATGCGAAGTCGACGAAGGCGGCGGCGCCTTCTACGGCCCGAAGATCGACTTGAAAATCAAGGATGCGATCGGCCGGGAATGGCAGACCTCGACGATTCAGTTCGACTTCAATCTGCCGGAACGTTTCGACATGTCCTATATCGGCGAAGACGGCAAAAAACACCGGCCTTACATGGTCCACCGGGCGTTGTTCGGTTCGCTGGAACGCTTCTTCGGCATTCTGGTCGAACAGTATGCCGGCGCCTTCCCGCTGTGGCTGGCGCCGATCCAGGCCAGAATCCTGCCGATCACCGAAAAGCAGCGGGATTTCGCCTGGGAAGCGGCGCGCGAACTGAAGCGAAAGGGATTGCGCGTCGAAGTGGACGACCGGTCGATGGGACTCGGCGGCCGCATCAAGGACGCCCGCAATGAACGGATCGCTTATCTGCTGGTCATCGGCGAGCGGGAAGCGGCGGAACGGCGGATCGCGGTACGGACGCGGCGTGAAGGAGAAGTCGGCGCTCTTTCCATCGAGCAAGTTGCAGAAAAAATGCAAAATGAGGTTGATAATAAAATCTGCTGA
- a CDS encoding ribonuclease HII has translation MKFLATETELLCLERSKWAEGFSFVAGIDEVGRGPLAGPVVAAAVVLPRDTPLPAVNDSKLLSEARRRELAAAIRELPGVDYGIAEVSVEEVDRLNILQATHLAMRLAVGKLRRADFLLIDGRPVRQMPGPALAVVKGDRKSASIAAASILAKVYRDERMVRYGMEFPGYGFEEHKGYGTAQHLAALRRLGVTPIHRRSFAPVRELLATAEQMTLL, from the coding sequence ATGAAATTTCTGGCGACAGAAACGGAACTCCTCTGCCTCGAGCGATCGAAGTGGGCAGAGGGGTTTTCTTTTGTGGCCGGCATCGACGAAGTGGGGCGCGGTCCGCTGGCCGGACCGGTGGTGGCCGCCGCGGTGGTGCTGCCGCGCGACACGCCGTTGCCGGCGGTCAACGACTCCAAATTGTTGTCGGAAGCCAGGCGGCGGGAACTGGCGGCCGCCATCCGGGAACTGCCCGGCGTCGATTACGGGATAGCCGAGGTTTCGGTCGAAGAGGTCGATCGGCTCAATATCCTGCAGGCGACCCATCTGGCGATGCGGCTGGCGGTCGGCAAACTGCGGCGGGCCGATTTTCTGCTGATCGACGGCCGGCCGGTGCGGCAGATGCCCGGCCCGGCGCTGGCGGTGGTCAAAGGCGATCGAAAATCGGCGTCGATCGCGGCAGCCAGTATTTTGGCGAAGGTGTACCGGGATGAACGGATGGTCCGTTACGGGATGGAATTTCCCGGTTATGGTTTTGAGGAACACAAGGGGTACGGCACGGCGCAGCACCTGGCGGCGCTGCGCAGGCTGGGCGTTACGCCGATTCATCGCCGGTCGTTTGCGCCGGTGCGGGAACTGCTGGCGACGGCCGAACAGATGACGTTGCTGTGA
- the rplS gene encoding 50S ribosomal protein L19, protein MNILDKIRNEGLKENVADFNIGDNVKVFVKIVEGNTERIQVFAGTVIARRGSGIEATFTVRRVVSGQGVERVFPINSPRIDHIEVVRRGSVRRAKLFYLRNKIGKAARVKELRVN, encoded by the coding sequence ATGAACATATTGGACAAGATCCGCAACGAAGGTTTGAAGGAGAATGTCGCGGATTTCAATATCGGCGACAACGTCAAGGTTTTCGTGAAAATCGTCGAAGGCAACACGGAACGCATTCAGGTGTTTGCCGGTACGGTCATCGCCCGCCGCGGCAGCGGCATCGAAGCGACCTTTACGGTGCGCCGGGTGGTTTCCGGCCAGGGTGTCGAACGGGTATTCCCGATCAACAGCCCGCGCATCGACCACATCGAGGTAGTCCGCCGCGGCAGCGTGCGGCGCGCCAAACTGTTTTATCTGCGCAACAAGATCGGCAAGGCGGCCCGCGTCAAGGAGCTGCGCGTCAACTGA
- the trmD gene encoding tRNA (guanosine(37)-N1)-methyltransferase TrmD translates to MRIDVVTLFPEIYPGPLGSSIIGRAVKNGLLEIRAVDLREFSHDQRGTVDDKPYGGGPGMLMKVEPLFECVEALREAETLVVMTSPRGRKFDQEMAAELAGLEHLVIVCGHYEGVDERVRTGVIDREISIGDYILTSGNLAAMVMADAISRLLPGVLGKDESSQEESFSQGLLEYPQYTRPPEYRGMKVPEILLSGDHGRIAAWRRACSETLTRELRPDLWERYRAQRSEESDSSGESWNGQNK, encoded by the coding sequence GTGCGCATCGATGTGGTAACGCTCTTCCCGGAAATTTATCCGGGCCCGCTGGGCAGCAGCATCATCGGGCGGGCGGTGAAGAACGGCCTGCTTGAGATCAGAGCGGTTGATCTGCGGGAGTTCTCCCACGACCAGCGCGGAACGGTGGATGACAAGCCGTACGGCGGCGGGCCGGGGATGCTGATGAAAGTGGAACCGCTGTTCGAATGCGTCGAAGCGTTGCGCGAAGCGGAAACGCTGGTGGTGATGACTTCACCGCGCGGCCGGAAATTCGACCAGGAAATGGCGGCGGAGCTGGCAGGGCTGGAGCATCTGGTGATCGTCTGCGGCCATTATGAGGGCGTCGACGAGCGGGTGCGGACTGGAGTGATCGACCGGGAAATTTCGATCGGCGATTACATCCTGACCAGCGGCAACCTGGCGGCGATGGTGATGGCGGATGCGATCTCGCGGCTGTTGCCGGGGGTGCTCGGCAAGGACGAGTCCAGTCAGGAGGAATCCTTCTCGCAGGGACTGCTGGAGTATCCGCAGTATACGCGGCCGCCGGAATACCGCGGCATGAAAGTGCCGGAGATTCTGTTGTCCGGCGATCACGGCAGGATAGCCGCCTGGCGGCGGGCCTGTTCGGAAACGCTGACACGGGAATTGCGGCCGGATTTGTGGGAACGTTACCGGGCGCAGCGGAGTGAAGAATCGGATTCTTCCGGAGAAAGTTGGAATGGACAAAATAAATAA
- a CDS encoding KH domain-containing protein — MLKAILKLLIGDNGASSDGAAAVKVKSEGGLQDLEHFVDYVVRALVDAPDAVRISSESTEEAYVIKIDCKKEDIGKIVGRRGKTIMAIRSLVSGAAGRLQKRVTVEVVD; from the coding sequence GTGTTAAAAGCAATCTTAAAGCTTCTGATCGGCGACAATGGCGCGTCATCCGACGGCGCGGCGGCAGTCAAAGTCAAAAGCGAAGGCGGCCTGCAGGATCTCGAACATTTTGTCGACTATGTGGTGCGCGCGCTGGTGGATGCGCCCGATGCGGTCCGGATCAGTTCGGAATCGACGGAAGAAGCTTATGTTATTAAAATCGACTGCAAGAAAGAAGACATCGGCAAGATTGTCGGCCGGCGCGGCAAAACCATCATGGCGATTCGTTCGCTGGTCAGCGGTGCGGCCGGACGCTTGCAGAAACGGGTGACAGTCGAGGTTGTTGACTGA
- the rpsP gene encoding 30S ribosomal protein S16, with protein MAVKIRLKRTGTRNKSCFRIVVMDVRSARDGRAIEELGFYDPRGKQEKVALDRVEYWTGVGAAVSETVAAIIDRAKNGKSLKDKVKPQALSKKAQAKAKAEAEAKAKAEAEAAAAAAPEA; from the coding sequence ATGGCTGTAAAAATCAGGTTGAAGAGAACCGGGACGCGCAACAAGAGCTGCTTCCGGATCGTCGTGATGGATGTGCGCTCCGCCCGTGACGGCCGGGCGATCGAAGAGTTGGGCTTCTACGACCCGCGCGGCAAACAGGAAAAAGTGGCGCTGGACCGGGTGGAATACTGGACGGGAGTCGGCGCGGCGGTCAGCGAGACGGTGGCGGCGATCATCGACCGGGCGAAAAATGGCAAATCCCTGAAAGACAAGGTCAAACCGCAGGCATTGTCCAAGAAGGCCCAGGCCAAAGCGAAGGCCGAGGCGGAAGCCAAGGCAAAAGCGGAAGCGGAAGCAGCCGCAGCCGCTGCTCCGGAAGCCTGA